The genomic segment ATAGTTGTACCTCGTCCCAATCTCCGCTTTTTGGTTTACCGCGCTTGTACTCTACCGGAAAAGGACGCCATAGCCCTTCCCGGCCTGGAAGAGCAATGGCGTCTCTTTCTCCTATAATGCTACCGCTTCTAGAACTTACTACTGCATGGAATTCAACCACATCCGCTTTACCATAAAACCCAATCGAATAACAAACGAGTGGCAGAGCCCTTGAGATGAGCACATCGCCGCGCGTTTCACTAAAGTAAGGATCATCCGCCCGGCCGTGCATTTGTTGACCTTCATAAGTAAGAACATTTTCGCTCCACTGCTGCTCGATGTGAATCAGACTCCACTGACGCTTGCAGAAAGCATAATGCTGAACACCAGATAGCATCAGCAAATTATCTTCCTGATACAGCAACTTCTTTGCCATTGCCCGCCCCCTCTTATTCGCCTACCATTCTAGTATTTTGATACCTTCAGGCAAATCATCCCTATTAATCGTAATCTCATATTCTTTGAAAGAACGAATCGGCTCTACTGGCAGACTCTGGTCTCTCACACGAATAGCATCAACACGTTCCAACAATTGGTGAGCGGGAGCATTACCAAGCCTTGTCTCATGCTGGAAAGCAACAAGTTTTCGAACCGTCATTTGTCCCCGTGATGCTGAGCGATCATGCTCAAACATATGAAGCAGAGCTTCCCATAACAATTCCAAATCATTGTTCGTAAATCCCGTCTTTTCTGCCAAATAACCTGAAATATACCCATCCATACGGTAGAGACCATATGGAACTATGTGTTTACGTCCCATTTCTCTTTCTTTAGCAGCTCCTTCTTGCGTTACTGCCTGACGAGTAATTGTTAGCTCCTGAGGAAAAATAGGATCAATGCTCCGGGCAAACGTAAACTGAATCGGCCCACGCACCTGTCCACAATTCACCTTAGTTGTCATAACTGCACCAAAGGTACGAATATCAAAGAAATTATCACACATCCAACGTGTTAATTGACGTGATTGTTCCTGACTTTTAGGCTTCAATTCCTTAGTATCAGCATCATCTGGTCGAATCGCTCGATATGCGCGGCGTTGCTGCTCATTAAGCACTGCGCCCTCTGTCACATAAATGTTAAAGCCTTCTTCCCCTTCCCTAGTCAGCTCAATATAATTGCGGACTTTTCGTTTAATACATACATCAGTCACAATACCATGACCTGTCTCTGGATCGGTACGCGGCATATTTCCTGCATCGGGATCACCATTGGGGTTACCATTTGTTACATCAAAAAAAATGGAGAAATCATATCTTTGAGCTAACGCACTATTTTGCCCGACTTTTTCCAATTCTGCTTGTTCAATTGCCATTTTCAATCATCGCCTCTCAAATCGTATTTTCAAAACATAGAGATGGATTATTATCAACTAAGCTTCTTCGCTATTAGATGACTGTTGATGGTCTTTTTCTTGTATTGATATTGGTTCTGCTTGCTGCTTTTTGCTGGTAAACAATTGTTGTTTTTGATGATAGTAACCAAGAATAAATAAACCCTGCTCTTGTTGATTTAAAGTTGTTGGGATAG from the Paenibacillus sp. BIHB 4019 genome contains:
- the cas7c gene encoding type I-C CRISPR-associated protein Cas7/Csd2, which produces MAIEQAELEKVGQNSALAQRYDFSIFFDVTNGNPNGDPDAGNMPRTDPETGHGIVTDVCIKRKVRNYIELTREGEEGFNIYVTEGAVLNEQQRRAYRAIRPDDADTKELKPKSQEQSRQLTRWMCDNFFDIRTFGAVMTTKVNCGQVRGPIQFTFARSIDPIFPQELTITRQAVTQEGAAKEREMGRKHIVPYGLYRMDGYISGYLAEKTGFTNNDLELLWEALLHMFEHDRSASRGQMTVRKLVAFQHETRLGNAPAHQLLERVDAIRVRDQSLPVEPIRSFKEYEITINRDDLPEGIKILEW
- the cas4 gene encoding CRISPR-associated protein Cas4, with translation MAKKLLYQEDNLLMLSGVQHYAFCKRQWSLIHIEQQWSENVLTYEGQQMHGRADDPYFSETRGDVLISRALPLVCYSIGFYGKADVVEFHAVVSSRSGSIIGERDAIALPGREGLWRPFPVEYKRGKPKSGDWDEVQLCAQAMALEEMFGVQLTEGALYYGERGRRVSVTLTEGLRRRVYALFEEMHGLFLAGVTLPAVYSSKCKNCSLLDICMPAILSRKSKQTRGYLQHYLDKEMG